From Desulfurobacterium indicum:
AGTAATCGTTCATGTTGTTGATTCAAGAACGACGGCACTTCCTGATGGTGCGGATCTGATAGAGAAAAAAACGGAGCTTGCGTTTGAACTTCCTGAAAATGAAGCAAAGCACCTTTACGAATTGATAGAAAGAACGATGGCTATAAAGAGAGACCTGGAGAAAGAGGGATTTAAAACAAAACTTTGTTTGAAGGCTGCGTCAGATGTTTCAAAAACTGTTCTTGAAATTGCCGAGAAAGAGAGAGTGGATGTTATTACTCTTGGTGCTCACGGCAAAAGTCTTTTAGCTCAACTTATTTTAGGAAGTGTTTCTCTTGAAATAGTTAGAAAGGCTAAATGTCCTGTTTTACTTGTAAAAAAAAGAGATTGATTTAGCTTTCACTATTTTTAAAATTTGGGATAATGTGTTAAATGAATCTACTTTTAAGGGAAGAGTATGAAAAGAACGCTGGTTACTGGGGGAGCGGGATTTATAGGCTCTCATCTTGTAGAGGCTTTAGTTAAAGAGAGTAGAGAAGTTTTAGTTTTTGACGACTTTTCTACTGGAAAAATTGAAAATATTCCAGACAGCAAGCTTGTTCACGTTGTTAAAGGGAATATTTCTGATAGGTTTCAGGTGGAAAACTTGTTTAAAAAATACCAATTTGATACGGTTTTTCACTTAGCAGCCATTGCATCTGTTGTAAAAAGTGTTGAAAATCCAGAAGAGACTCATAAAACGAATTTTGACGGTACATTGTATCTTTTACAGGAATCTGTTAAATGTGGTGTTATAAGGTTTATTTTTGCTTCTTCAGCTGCCGTTTATGGAGATCTTCCGAAACTTCCTAAAAAAGAGACAGATCCGGTTAAACCTTTAACGCCTTATGCCGTTGACAAGTACGCTTCTGAAAGATATGTAATTAACGCTTATGAGCTTTACGGACTTAAAACCACCGCTTTAAGGTTTTTCAACGTGTTCGGTCCCCGTCAGGACCCTGCATCTCCCTATTCTGGTGTAATATCCATTTTTGTTGACAGGGTTATACGTAATTTAAAAGGGGAAAATGTTGCCATAACAGTTTACGGTGATGGGAGGCAGACAAGGGATTTTGTGTATGTAAAAGATGTTGTAAAAGCTCTTCTCCTTGTGGAGAGATGTCATGAAGCAGTCGGGAGAGTTTTTAATGTAGGTACGGGGAAAGCTACCTCTT
This genomic window contains:
- a CDS encoding universal stress protein; translated protein: MPVFTKVLYATDFSPLAEYALKFVKKLKSAGTEEVVIVHVVDSRTTALPDGADLIEKKTELAFELPENEAKHLYELIERTMAIKRDLEKEGFKTKLCLKAASDVSKTVLEIAEKERVDVITLGAHGKSLLAQLILGSVSLEIVRKAKCPVLLVKKRD
- a CDS encoding NAD-dependent epimerase/dehydratase family protein, with protein sequence MKRTLVTGGAGFIGSHLVEALVKESREVLVFDDFSTGKIENIPDSKLVHVVKGNISDRFQVENLFKKYQFDTVFHLAAIASVVKSVENPEETHKTNFDGTLYLLQESVKCGVIRFIFASSAAVYGDLPKLPKKETDPVKPLTPYAVDKYASERYVINAYELYGLKTTALRFFNVFGPRQDPASPYSGVISIFVDRVIRNLKGENVAITVYGDGRQTRDFVYVKDVVKALLLVERCHEAVGRVFNVGTGKATSLLDLLDYLAKIAGKLPPIHFEPPRKGDIKHSLADISELKKIGFSPSFTAQEGLKLLFEWEMEK